One part of the candidate division WOR-3 bacterium genome encodes these proteins:
- a CDS encoding SH3 domain-containing protein — translation MLSIIVFSVFVVGTSIHRIEYDNHRHEIDFTEVGPVNIPFEDISPDGLRYDYYGYLPYWVSNSAYQEFDYSLLTHLAYFSVELSASGSIGAIPNQTNFNEIVSLCHPRGVRVHMTFTLFGSSSVSSFLNSSVARQAAVSNITSLVNSRGIEGANIDFEFVTSSVRDSFTLFIRELSNSLHNSTEGRKELYIAMPCVPGWYPGYNFQALADTCDGLFIMAYDYHYSGSSTAGPVSPTFNSSFWGYYAVNTSVGDIINSYGTAREKVILGIPYYGIDWPTETQSAGSSTTGNGSAVIFKNAKANALTYGRLWDDNSSTPWYRYNSTSWHQCWYDDSVSVMLKLEIARDSLLQGAGCWALGYDSGEDDLWNVIGHVFSIEPPEGHYSAEVATAELNVRSGPSSSYPVISQIHSGQKFCVFDRNGNWYKIYFPSGSGYAHGWAYGGDGNPEQYLKGANGNEILLVTASLLNVRSGPTTDSAVLTLVSRGQCFVPDTFSGNWARISLADSNIIGWIHYVSYTTTIPCPEDSNCFEAAIDSIHCSDTVYSGDTFTVSFYLLNTGESPLDSLVLLGSDSASCFYLAGYWQDSFNALTTGIDALPGQYSARYSLMSAPQVNSPQTITEIFRFRRRQTDISQDQNISVTVLPASFVSEVDTEEYSCCFSVKPSSGLFRDACAFETNSPGLFELTVFDISGRIRFSYTGKDKSVEFGSGIPSGVYFYSAKFLENPGIGTITGKVTKTE, via the coding sequence GTGTTATCAATAATTGTTTTTTCAGTGTTTGTTGTCGGAACATCAATCCACCGGATTGAATACGATAATCACAGGCACGAAATTGACTTTACTGAAGTCGGACCGGTAAATATCCCTTTCGAAGATATCTCACCGGACGGATTGCGCTACGACTATTACGGCTATCTTCCATATTGGGTTTCAAACTCTGCGTACCAGGAATTCGATTACAGCCTTTTGACTCACCTGGCGTATTTCTCAGTGGAATTATCCGCTTCAGGGAGTATCGGAGCGATACCCAATCAGACAAATTTCAATGAGATAGTATCTCTTTGCCATCCCAGGGGAGTGAGAGTTCACATGACCTTCACTCTTTTCGGCAGTTCGTCGGTTTCCTCTTTTTTGAACAGTTCGGTTGCAAGGCAGGCGGCGGTCTCAAACATAACGTCTCTTGTAAATTCGAGAGGAATAGAAGGCGCCAATATAGACTTTGAATTCGTGACATCATCCGTCAGAGATTCCTTTACTCTGTTCATCAGGGAACTTTCGAATTCCTTGCACAACAGCACAGAAGGAAGAAAAGAACTTTACATAGCGATGCCGTGTGTTCCGGGATGGTATCCCGGTTACAATTTTCAGGCTCTCGCCGACACGTGCGACGGATTATTCATAATGGCATACGATTATCACTACAGCGGCTCTTCAACTGCCGGACCTGTCTCTCCGACTTTCAACAGTTCTTTTTGGGGATATTACGCGGTAAACACTTCTGTCGGAGACATTATCAATTCATACGGCACGGCGAGAGAGAAAGTGATCCTCGGCATTCCGTATTACGGCATAGACTGGCCTACTGAAACGCAGTCTGCAGGATCATCAACAACGGGAAACGGAAGTGCGGTAATATTCAAAAACGCCAAGGCAAACGCGCTGACATACGGCAGATTGTGGGACGATAATTCATCGACTCCCTGGTACAGATACAATTCGACTTCGTGGCATCAATGCTGGTACGACGATTCGGTCAGCGTCATGCTCAAGCTCGAGATCGCAAGAGACAGCCTGCTTCAGGGCGCGGGATGCTGGGCTCTCGGATACGACAGCGGAGAGGACGATTTATGGAACGTGATAGGCCACGTATTCTCTATCGAACCCCCGGAAGGACATTATTCCGCAGAGGTCGCAACTGCCGAACTGAATGTCAGGAGCGGGCCTTCGTCTTCGTATCCGGTCATTTCTCAAATTCACTCGGGACAGAAATTCTGTGTTTTTGACAGGAACGGGAACTGGTACAAAATATACTTTCCCTCAGGAAGCGGTTACGCTCACGGCTGGGCATACGGCGGAGACGGAAATCCTGAGCAGTATTTGAAAGGCGCTAACGGCAACGAAATTCTTCTGGTGACGGCTTCTCTTTTGAACGTACGGTCCGGACCGACAACCGATTCTGCTGTACTGACTCTCGTTTCACGCGGTCAATGTTTCGTCCCGGATACTTTTTCCGGAAATTGGGCGAGAATATCGCTTGCCGACAGCAATATTATCGGCTGGATACACTATGTCAGTTACACGACAACGATTCCCTGCCCCGAAGATTCGAATTGTTTTGAGGCGGCGATTGATTCAATACATTGCAGTGACACAGTTTATTCGGGAGATACATTTACTGTGAGCTTTTATCTATTGAACACGGGCGAATCGCCCCTGGATTCACTTGTTTTGTTGGGATCAGATTCAGCGAGCTGTTTTTATCTGGCCGGTTATTGGCAGGATTCTTTTAATGCCCTGACAACCGGCATTGACGCGCTTCCAGGGCAGTATTCCGCCAGGTATTCCCTGATGTCGGCTCCGCAAGTCAACTCGCCTCAGACGATCACCGAAATCTTCAGATTCAGAAGGAGACAGACTGACATTTCACAGGATCAAAATATAAGCGTGACGGTTTTGCCAGCATCATTTGTCAGCGAAGTGGATACAGAAGAATATTCGTGCTGTTTTTCTGTAAAACCATCATCCGGTTTATTCAGGGACGCCTGCGCTTTTGAGACCAATTCTCCCGGACTTTTCGAATTGACGGTTTTCGATATTTCAGGAAGGATCAGATTCAGTTACACAGGGAAAGACAAATCTGTCGAATTCGGCTCAGGAATTCCCTCAGGTGTTTATTTCTATTCT